GCTTTTATTCTAGCTAAAGCCTCCTTGGTAAATTGTTCCTCCATTATTATGATCTAATTAAGGGGGCAAAGAACCATTGATAGGCTTCCATCAAGATACAAAATGCAAACGGATCGAAGTATCAGGAATTAGCGGTCGCCTAATTAAAAGTAGACCGGGTTATTCATGACAAGCATTAGACATTCTTTTATTGACGATTATAGCCCCTAATATTAGTCGAAATTAGATCTAATTACATATTAATTTGAAGCCTAGATAACTGATATATAGCTAGCAACAACTAAAATAGACAACTACCTTTTTCAAATCTTTGGAGTAGGCAATTGCCATAATTCTTTCTTCGCCAATTAAGTATTTAAAGCCAGTGGCAGTGCTGTCCCTTGCGATTGACTCCCATTCATCTTGCACCGCAAAGTCTTCAATAAAGGAACTGGAATCATTTTGGGCGATGGCCGGAAATTCAAAGTTCTTATCGCTGAAGAATTCCGTAATTCTTTTTTGGATGTAAGCCTCTTCTTCGGCTTTGCTAGCATCGAGGAGGGCATAGCCTATAAAATCCCAGCCTCTGAATTCCTCTTGCCAAAGCAGTTCATTTTGAGCATTATGAATACTAAACTCCACTTGGGCCTCACGAAGGTTTTCACCTTTTAAGATTAATTGAAAATGATCTTTGGTTCTCTGACTGGAAAAGAAACGATCTATCTTGATTTCTTGTAATATGGGCTCAGGTAAAAGCTCTAAATATAGGGTGTCTGAATGCCCATTATAGATCCGCAGTTTTTCATCCTTAATGCGATCTCCAGAAAAGGCAAATTCTTTGAATTCGCAAAAACCGGAGATAGCTTCATATTTGAAATGCCCTTCAGAATCTGAACTTAGCCTGTCCTGCATTTCACCTTCCCCCACCGTGATTTGAATTCCTGATAGCGAAACGCCACTTTCCTTATCAACTAAGATTCCTTCGGATTGATAAACACAATCACAGGAGAATAAAAGCCAAATCGGAACTAGGGCGGTTAAGAGTTTAAATTTCATACGGTAGATTTAATTATCTAGTTTTTTAATAAGTGTCTTATAGAAGGCAGCAGGATCGGCGTCATCCGGAAGTCCGGATACCTGACCATCACCTAATTCCATGATAATCCACTGGCCGGCCTGACTTTTAGCGATATCCATACTAAAGAAATTGCTCTCAATAGATTGGGCCAATTCCTGTGCAAAATCTAAATTGACTAGCCTGTCTTCATAATCCCCTTCCTCCCAATAATTATAGCTTTGAATGGCTTCGTTTTTCAAAAAGAAGATTCGATATTCACGGCTAAGGGGCATTCCGCTTTTAGAGTGTTTAGCCAGAGCTTCCAAGTCAATAAACTCCCGAAAAACTAAGCCCTCATTCAAACTGTGGCCTCTTAATTCAAGAAAATTTGAAACTACTTCTTGGAGTTTTTCAAAATCGCTGGCATCTGGGATAAAGCAGGCTTCCAGCCAATGGTGCTTTTCTGATTTTACAAAGTCTTTGAGAATAATGGATTTCGAGCCAAAGGGCTTTACCGTTTCCCGGATGCTTTCCATATCAAGATCGCTGGTCCAA
The Croceimicrobium hydrocarbonivorans genome window above contains:
- a CDS encoding ATP-grasp domain-containing protein, yielding MKIIFCNSFLDPKQVDPDFEAEWSAAQEAGFECLLISFEDLQEGNLLKALKRIMPASNEAIALYRGWMLKPFEYQDLYEGLLDKNIRLLNSPQQYKHCHYLPESYKHIQDHSPESYWTSDLDMESIRETVKPFGSKSIILKDFVKSEKHHWLEACFIPDASDFEKLQEVVSNFLELRGHSLNEGLVFREFIDLEALAKHSKSGMPLSREYRIFFLKNEAIQSYNYWEEGDYEDRLVNLDFAQELAQSIESNFFSMDIAKSQAGQWIIMELGDGQVSGLPDDADPAAFYKTLIKKLDN